One Coffea arabica cultivar ET-39 chromosome 5c, Coffea Arabica ET-39 HiFi, whole genome shotgun sequence DNA window includes the following coding sequences:
- the LOC140007255 gene encoding uncharacterized protein: protein MENGNGHANGGSAANGHVEPLRSISYRPRGGGAHIRYSPADRHPRCQCRAMYAYPNELVLSLDNERRQLRDANFTLTQDVEELGIMVDTQFDRIADLEVRLTAEHHLLEAARLEIERQKSRATRLAERMRDRSAGIRADAAMMMDEATSFIQGGRSRGRPTRQHPEAGGDREPEVDQDQGQEGVAGDRVATAIDRITEVLERLTERQTTEPVHQPGGPADSDDRALERFLKFGPPKFYGGPEPEVAEGWWERITEIFAALNYTEERKVTFATFQFEGAARSWWNLEKREDDFIRCKQGAMSVAEYEVQFTKLSRFAPELIATEQRRVRRFVQGLNVELQESLAAVRIDTFAEAVERAQRVEVARAQVKSFQSKKRFAPSSSREPTFGNAPPAKVGRGTSGVNSSGAPRGAQARGNGARNAGGRNIGARGGPIGRGQPRNRPQGGRAIVPQVTCAYCKKPGHSMDSCWKKQGRCLRCGSSEHQISGCPKVQEGTPQKARPNTSGGSRPTVPARVYAIDDQPVPDSSEVVEGTLPIFHRLAKVLIDPGATHSFVNPSFMSGIDVQPVRLPYDLEVRTPMGNKKVTTSLTYRNCEFWVGERKMLVDLISLDIKGYDVIIGMDFLGHHHAKLDCRAKVVEFCIPGEATLRLDVKGRLASSAMVSGIRARKMLSKGAQGFIAFLINTPSDQVRLEDVLVVREFSDVFPEELTTLPPEREVEFKIDLVPGTAPISKTPYRMAPAELKELKIQLQDLLEKGFVKESDSPWGAPLLFVKKKDGSLRLCIDYRGLNEVTIKNKYPLPLIDSLFDQLQGSVVFSKLDLRQGYYQLKIKKEDIPKTAFSTRYGHFEFAVMPFGLTNAPAAFMDLMQRIFKKYLDQFVVVFIDDILIYSKTQEEHVKHLEIVLQILREHKLYAKFSKCEFWLEEISFLGHKVSKDGIAVDPAKVEAVMNWKRPETPTEIRSFLGLAGYYRRFIKDFSKIAGPMTELTKKGNKFIWTPKCESSFQELKRRLTSAPVLVLPDGDEGKANVVADALSRKAQGQSERTIQTLEDLLRSCILDFGGKWNKYMTLVEFAYNNSYQASIQMAPYEALYGRRCRSPIHWDEVGEKKIIDPTAIPWIEEAQEKA, encoded by the exons ATGGAGAATGGAAACGGacatgctaacggtggtagcgCGGCTAATGGTCACGTAGAGCCCCTTAGGTCTATCTCCTACCGGCCTCGAGGTGGAGGAGCTCATATACGTTACTCACCTGCTGACAGGCACCCTAGGTGCCAGTGCCGAGCCATGTACGCGTATCCCAATGAGCTAGTGTTATCCTTAGACAACGAGCGCCGCCAGTTGAGGGACGCTAACTTCACCCTGACCCAGGACGTAGAGGAGCTGGGTATAATGGTGGATACTCAGTTTGACCGCATAGCTGATCTGGAGGTTAGGCTCACTGCTGAGCACCATCTACTGGAGGCTGCCCGCTTGGAGATAGAGCGGCAAAAGTCTAGGGCGACTCGATTAGCAGAGAGGATGCGTGATAGGAGCGCAGGCATCAGGGCTGATGCTGCGATGATGATGGATGAGGCCACTAGCTTTATCCAGGGAG gaaggagCCGGGGAAGACCCACTAGACAACACCCGGAAGCGGGTGGTGATAGGGAACCCGAGGTCGATCAAGACCAAGGGCAGGAAGGTGTGGCCGGAGACCGGGTGGCCACCGCAATTGACCGTATTACTGAAGTTCTCGAGCGATTGACTGAACGCCAAACCACTGAACCAGTGCATCAACCAGGAGGCCCAGCTGACTCCGATGATCGGGCACTggaaaggtttctgaaatttggACCTCCCAAATTTTATGGAGGACCCGAGCCGGAAGTGGCCGAAGGCTGGTGGGAGAGAATCACTGAGATTTTCGCCGCCTTGAACTATACCGAGGAGCGAAAAGTGACTTTTGCTAccttccagtttgagggagctgcCCGCTCCTGGTGGAACCTG gagaagagagaggatgattttATTAGATGCAAACAAGGGGCGATGAGTGTCGCCGAGTATGAAGTCCAGTTCACAAAGCTGTCACGCTTTGCACCTGAGTTGATAGCCACCGAGCAAAGGCGTGTTCGGAGGTTTGTgcagggtttgaatgtggaaCTACAGGAAAGTTTAGCTGCTGTAAGGATAGATACCTTCGCTGAGGCTGTTGAAAGAGCGCAGCGAGTTGAAGTAGCCAGAGCTCAAGTGAAGTCTTTTCAGTCCAAGAAAAGATTTGCTCCTAGCAGTAGTCGGGAGCCGACTTTTGGAAATGCTCCACCGGCCAAAGTGGGCCGAGGAACTAGTGGAGTGAATAGTTCTGGAGCACCACGAGGCGCCCAAGCAAGAGGAAACGGGGCCAGGAATGCAGGAGGACGAAATATTGGAGCTAGAGGGGGACCAATTGGAAGAGGACAACCTAGGAATCGGCCGCAAGGGGGTCGAGCAATAGTTCCTCAAGTGACATGTGCTTATTGCAAGAAACCTGGTCATTCTATGGATAGTTGCTGGAAGAAGCAAGGAAGGTGCTTGAGATGTGGAAGTAGTGAGCACCAAATCTCAGGATGTCCAAAGGTGCAGGAAGGGACTCCTCAGAAAGCTAGACCAAACACTTCTGGAGGGAGCCGGCCAACAGTTCCTGCCAGAGTGTATGCTATAGATGATCAACCCGTACCTGATTCCTCGGAAGTTGTGGAAGGTACACTTCCAATTTTTCATAGATTAGCTAAAGTGTTAATTGACCCTGGTGCAACGCATTCATTTGTAAATCCATCTTTTATGTCTGGAATAGATGTGCAACCCGTTAGATTACCCTATGATCTTGAAGTTAGGACACCAATGGGTAATAAGAAGGTAACCACTAGCTTGACTTATAGGAATTGCGAATTCTGGGTTGGAGAGCGAAAAATGTTAGTGGATCTGATCAGTTTGGATATAAAAGGTTATGATGTTATCATAGGAATGGATTTCCTAGGTCACCATCATGCTAAGCTTGATTGCCGAGCGAAAGTGGTGGAGTTTTGTATACCTGGAGAAGCAACTCTGAGATTAGATGTTAAGGGTAGGTTAGCATCTTCTGCTATGGTCTCGGGAATACGGGCAAGGAAAATGTTATCtaaaggagctcaaggtttCATAGCCTTCTTGATCAATACTCCCAGTGATCAAGTAAGATTAGAAGATGTGCTAGTGGTACGGGAATTTTCGGATGTTTTCCCTGAAGAATTAACGACTCTACCGCCGGAGAGAGAAGTGGAGTTTAAAATCGACTTGGTGCCTGGGACGGCTCCAATTTCTAAGACTccgtaccgaatggctcctgccgagCTTAAAGAGTTGAAAATCCAATTACAAGACCTGTTGGAGAAAGGTTTCGTGAAGGAAAGTGACTCACCATGGGGAGCGCCccttctatttgttaagaaaaaggacgggagtttgaggctatgtatcgattaccgagggttaaatgaggttactattaagaataaataccctctaccgTTGATTGATAGTTTGTTCGACCAACTGCAAGGATCAGTGGTCTTCTCTAAGTTGGATTTAAGGCAAGGGTATTACCAGCTGAAGATTAAGAAGGAagacatacccaagactgcttttagtacaagatatggacattttgagttcgcagtcatgccttttggtttaactaatgcaccagctgcatttatggatttaatgcagagaatttttaagaaataccTGGACCAATTTGTAGTAGTTTTCATAGATGATATTTTGATATACTCCAAGACTCAGGAGGAACACGTTAAGCACTTGGAGATAGTATTGCAGATACTAAGAGAGCATAAGTTGTATGCAAAATTCagcaagtgcgagttttggttaGAGGAGATTTCCTTTTTAGGGCATAAGGTTTCCAAAGATGGAATTGCCGTGGATCCGGCAAAAGTTGAAGCCGTTATGAATTGGAAGCGGCCAGAAACTCCAACTGAAATCAGAAGTTTCTTGGGTTTAGCAGGTTATTATAGGCgatttatcaaggatttttcgAAGATTGCAGGACCTATGACCGAGCTAACCAAGAAAGGAAATAAGTTTATCTGGACTCCAAAATGCGagtcaagttttcaggagttaaagaggCGTTTAACATCCGCTCCTGTTTTGGTGTTACCTGACGGAGACGAAG gaaaagcaaatgtggtagctgacGCTTTAAGTAGAAAGGCCCAA GGGCAATCAGAAAGGACAATCCAAACTTTGGAGGACCTGCTGAGAtcgtgtatattggattttggaggtaaatggaATAAATATATGACCTTGgtagaatttgcatataataatagctatcaggcttcgattcaaatggcaccttatgaagctttgtacgggagaaggtgtcgatctccgattcattgggatgaagttggagaaAAGAAGATTATAGATCCTACAGCCATACCTTGGATAGAAGAAGCCCAGGAGAAG GCTTAG